In Levilactobacillus zymae, the following proteins share a genomic window:
- a CDS encoding ParA family protein codes for MQVISFMAIKGGVGKTTMAFQFAKFLQTQDQKVLMIDLDAQKSLTGTFENEHFNFSGKPTIADVLEKPSSGLIETQVQDNIAIIPSTSNLEEVADRLASKPNRELLLFMWFVKNAQELNQKYDYIIIDLPPAWNLLSKNGVAVADKIISPMEPSRFGYESHTKVLQSVGTLQDEVVDPVSGKSYITANVFFLGNRIKHNTNSSHEFLSALKHIDNVIGVIPEKELVNASMLAKEGILEYATQNDKLHEQEPFLKLLSDVFSEIQKQGND; via the coding sequence ATGCAAGTAATCAGTTTTATGGCTATCAAAGGTGGCGTTGGTAAAACCACAATGGCATTTCAGTTCGCCAAATTTTTACAAACACAAGATCAAAAAGTTTTGATGATCGATTTGGACGCACAGAAGAGTTTGACGGGCACTTTTGAAAATGAACATTTTAATTTCAGTGGAAAGCCCACCATTGCAGATGTCCTAGAAAAACCAAGCTCCGGGTTAATTGAGACACAAGTTCAGGATAATATCGCGATAATTCCATCAACTAGCAACCTGGAAGAAGTAGCAGATCGTTTAGCCTCAAAACCAAATAGAGAATTGCTATTATTTATGTGGTTTGTTAAAAATGCGCAAGAACTGAATCAAAAATATGACTACATAATTATCGACTTGCCACCAGCTTGGAACCTGTTAAGCAAAAATGGTGTAGCTGTAGCCGATAAAATCATTTCTCCAATGGAACCAAGTCGATTTGGGTATGAAAGTCATACAAAAGTATTGCAAAGTGTGGGAACTTTACAAGATGAAGTTGTTGATCCAGTTAGTGGTAAATCATATATTACTGCCAACGTATTCTTTTTAGGCAATCGAATCAAACACAATACTAATTCTTCTCACGAATTTTTATCAGCACTCAAACATATAGATAATGTCATTGGGGTTATCCCAGAAAAGGAATTAGTTAACGCTAGTATGCTTGCAAAGGAGGGCATACTAGAATATGCAACCCAGAATGACAAGTTGCATGAACAAGAGCCATTTCTCAAACTATTAAGTGACGTGTTTTCAGAAATCCAAAAACAGGGGAATGATTAA